Within the Eucalyptus grandis isolate ANBG69807.140 chromosome 1, ASM1654582v1, whole genome shotgun sequence genome, the region AACCTCAAACCCAACAATTCTTGTGGCCCCTGTTTCTTTATCTTGGTGATACTTGACAGTAAACGTTAAGTGGTtgtaaataaaatgtttctGCTCTTTTGTCTGCAAAAAAGAAAGTATCTACATGTTAGACCTACTtcattctcttttaattttatgaaaaacagagaaaatgcTGAGACTGGTACTCACTCCAGCATATTGTCCCTTGACGCCAACATTAAAGCCTTGTTGATACACTCTCAGTTCAGTCCTTTCTATTCGAACCACCAAAGGGAGATTGTCCAATATCCTGCCATAAGTACATGTGACATCTAAGAGTTGCAGATCAGGAACTTACAGCAATTCTTGCTCTGCCTGCATTTTATGCTAATTGGTGCTTACATGTTCACTCGATACTCGTCATCTATCTTTTCCTTGAAATCTTTTGCTGTTTTTGCATTAAGAGTCTTTCGACAAAGAATATTGCACATCTGGGGTTCTCTCATTTTGAACTGTGATAAGAAGAAGCAATCAGGTGATCAGAAAGAAACGTGCTCCATCCCATCTACAAGCCATGCAGTAAATAGTTTTATTGGTAAGTCTGTACATATGTATACACATACTTCGGTAACCTACCTCATAAGGAGAGTTTTCAATCCGATCACCCCGAAGAACTTCTCCAAGATTCTCCGCACTATCAACAATTTTAGGAGGCCGACAGTAATCAAGGGAGTAAAAGGTGTAAGGAAGCTGTGTTTTTGTCGAAGTCAATTTGTTCACCTTCACGGTCAAAGCTTCTCCCTGCACATGATAAGATCACACTTTTACACCATGAAATACCAATCGCATTCAGAAATGCTGTGAAGACTTCTGAGCCCTTGATCATTTGTACCAAAAACCCTCAAGAAATAAGCAAGATATTCAGAAACTGAGGACTCCCTTCGCTCCCCACCACATACACTAAGGGAACGTGAGCCCTTCATCTTTGTCATAGCTATATGTGCACATGTAGACTTTTCCccacaaaatggagaaatgtaaTAAGATTCTTTCCATGAAAATGGTGAAATGCTATAATATGTTTGCCCTGTACTACGTCAGTCCATCTTAGTGAGGAATTTCCCAATGAAACCATTCACCTGACAACTATGCGAACAGTAATCCTTGGATAAGATGGTCACAAATAAGGTGGTAATATTTGGATCAGAATGCAATGGCAATTTAGTAATGGATGTACTAACAATCGTCCAACATCTAGCAAGGAACAAAATCATTATGATGGTGATGCTTTGATCCAAAAGCAACGTGAATTTTAGTAACAGATATACTAGTATAACCATCAACCAGATATCTACATGCGTCAGAAGTAATAGTcgtatcataaaaaataaaaaataaaaatgtgactTTCTAGACCAGCTTGTGATGTATTTCATCGAAATTTTGCGAAAAGGCAAAAATCTCAGTACAGACAGCAATTGTTCTTCACCTCTCAGAATGCACAAAAAAGTCAATCATACTTGTTGAATGAATCACACTACTTCCCTTGATCTCCAATTATGTCGTCCATCTAAAATAAACTAGAGCATGAAAATTCGCACGAAAATATCCAAGCAAGAATACTACTATGCATTATATCCACTCGGTGCAACCAGGAACAGGACATGGCAACACCATCTCAAAGATGCAAACACTTGAGCATTTAAGAATCCATTTGATTTCTGGGTCGATCGTTTAAAGGGGTAAAAAAGGATTGATTCATACAAACAACTTACTCCACTTGGATCGAAAATTCAAGCCAAACTAACAAAAACAGTAGACAGCCTTCTTCATACACTCGTCAACACTGTTTCATTAAGTGACAATACATGTATCAGCAATATAACGAAGGCTTTAGATCAATGAATCCCATATGTGAATCGGAAAAAAAAGGCGCTCATCCATCTCTCGCTTCCATCAACATCGAACCCAATATCAAACACCAGACTATACCCCAAAAGACTCCATGCTCACGTTCCCGTCACCATGCACCCTTTTTCAAAGAAACCATCTTTCCAAAACATACGCAACAAACGAACAAGCAAGAATATCTTTTCATCTTACACAAAACAGAGGCATGATAAAAAAGGCTTCACCTTCTTGAATTCCTGAGGAGAGACACCGGGAAGGTAAAAGGACCGAGCGTGAACGAAGAGCAGCACACAAACGGAGATCCAAAGGTACCGACTCGGAGCAGCTCTCCCCATGTTCAGAATCCGAAGAGAATCGAACCCACCTGCCGATTCCCTCTGCAGGAGGAGCGTCTCCAGGGTATGCGATCAACTGGGTTCTTTGCTTTCTTGGTGGAACCGTGCAAAGATGAAGCCTTTGACCGTTTTCTTGAATAAAGTAATATAGCTCGACAAGAACGAGAAGCGTAGAACCGCCTGCAGAGCCCCCACTTGCATCAGCAGTGGGATTTACGATGAAGGGAAAATGGCTTTACCCTCTTGACCGTCTGGTTTTTGCCGTCTGATTTCGATGGACGGGGAGTGATGGGCGGCCTTGATTTGAAGTCACATCACTTCGCCTTGGGAGTTACGGGGGGAAGCCAAATGGGTAGGCTCGAAACTCACGAATGAAGTCAACGCTTGGAAGTTGCTCGAGATCGCGACCaagtaaaaaagggaaaaatcttttctttcttcctggGTCGTCACGTGGCCTGACTGGCCAAGGCTACTGTAATAATATTTGCTGGAGGGAGAAACCATACATGATCTACCCCTGATTAACAGCTAAGTTTGCATTCCTTGATGCTCAGAAATATTAACCAAACATAAGCCATTTTGCTCACACATTCAATGACCCTCTAGAGAAAAACCTAATACGGAAATGACTTGAAGTGAGACGTTGCCAACATTCAGGATCTCTTTAGCGTGAAATCATAGGTATTCCTTAATtagtttgaaaagaaaaacatacatTATTAACCGAGAAGCGTAAGGCGTGCGAATATCgacatattaaaataaagaacgCAGTCCCACACTCAAATCATATGTGATGTATCCTTGATGAACAGCTGCATTCCTTAATGCTCAGAAATATTAAGCAAGCATAAGCCATTTTGTTCACCGACTACCGTTTCTTGGGGAAATGGTCAAGGGAAGTTATCAGCGAAGTGATAGGGAGAGACTGTCTAACAGTGACAGATTGAACTAGTTGTTGGGTGGTGGAAGATCACTCAAGCAATCCCCACAACCCACTTCTGCAAGTCTTTTCTGCAACCACCCAATGGTGGCAATCTGCTAACTACTTCACCGGTGAAAAAAATGGACATGTAGTCTCATAACTTTAGGGAGAAGtataaatctccttggaattctttaattttgaccaaaagaaAGCAGACGAATCAACggaatcaaaggaaaaaaaaaagtgaaatatacCCATTTTATAAGGAGCGTGGGCATGAGGGTAACACTAAGCATATTAGGTATTCTGGCTGTGGGGGGAAGCCCGACTCATCTTCAAGAATTCAACTTTCAATGTGCATTAATCTATGAAAGAAATGATAAACAATGTTTTGAAATGGTTGGTCTGTCGCATCGCCGGTACAAGAAGCACCTGGCACGGATCCGATGATGAACACTCCATATGATTCCCAAATGAAGCTGCATTTGGTGGCAATTCTAATTTTATAGTCAACCTCACATCGCTAGGCACGAGTTGTCAGTGTTTCGGACGAGTTATTCAATATTTTGGACCCAATATTTTAATGATAAGAGGCTGTAATCTGTACAAACAAGTAATGATGCATCATTACggtttccccctctctctctctcaggtaAACAGCACTGGCCAGTTGCTTTGAGATGGGGTTTAGAGCCATTTGAATCCTCACGCAAAGCCAAACATTAATGCTTCTTGGTGCAACTTCACATTGTATATGCAAAGTCGATCTTGAGAAAGCGCACAATCAGGTCAAAGTTGAATGCATTTCACTTTCCCATATATTGCAATTCGCGAGGTAAGCAGAAAGTAGCAGAACACGACCAAGTGCATctttcatccttttcttttcctcagaTCTGCTTGTAATCATCCTGAAAACACGCCGGCGAACGATTCTGCGTTATTATATAATATCCGCGATTTACAAGGGATAGAATAAGCAATTATCTACAATTTCCCTAATTAAAACACATCATAGGCGATACAAATGATGGTGACACCTTTGGATAAGACCGTGCTGGCAATAAACTTGAGCCATCAACAAGATTATGTGCACAACTTGCGCATTGCATAATCTACCAAAAGTGAGGGAAGGGAAGATAAAAGGCAAGCAATGGCATCTTATAAGCATAAGACTCTGCATTATTTCATCTGTAAGTTAAAACGGCTTGGCAAACAGAAAATTGGTTTCACGCGAAGAGGCCTTCCAATCCTCTTTCTATATTCAACAAACCCCACACATAGTCGATCTCTGAAAACCAAGGATACCAGTAAGTTCACCCCTTCTTTTCTGCTTATTGTGTGAATATCTCAGCACGTCTAAGAAGAGTTTTTCAACACCCATTCTACAAGAGTCGAGATGCCAAATCCGGTCGccgcctttttcttttcattccaaACAGGACCAGCCATGTCTATGTGCATCCATTGAACCTTCTCATCAACATACTGCAAgcaaaagttcaaatttttaaacattCTGCCCTAGATGAGATGatctcacaaaaaataaatactttTGAAAGCATGAGCGCCTCAAAGCACCCTGACAATTTTGGGAACAAACCTGCTTTAAGAACAAAGCTGCTGTAATTGCACCCCCTTGCCGGCCTCCTGTGTTCACCATATCGGCGACTCCTGATTTCATCGATTCCCAGTAACTTTCCTCCAGTGGCATTCTCCATAGTTTCTCCCCACTTAGTTCCGATGCAGCAAATACCTCCTTTGCTAGGTCATCACTAGGAGTAAAGACACCTAAAGGGAGGAAAAATTTggcatcaaaaaagaaataacaaaattaagtATCATCAAAGGCTCATGATGCTAGGAAAGCGTCAATTTGTTGATATGGAAAAGTTTGACCAACATTGacactctctgtctctcttcctATTAGGGCTGGCAATTTGTGTTGGTATATCATAACTATATTTATAATTCAAGTCAATTCATGTcggtttaaaatattttaattttgattctaCATATCAAAAAATGAATTACAATGAAAACATGTCAAGTCATGTCAACATATAAGTTAGGCTGTGTTGTATCATGTCATATTCAGGTTTTCCTTGTGTAACTTGAGTTTTACCATGTGTTGTGTTTGTGTCTTGCAAGCTCATCGTAATTAGCACTGCCAGCACTACTTTCTATTCCACCTTGGATAAGTTTGGGATTCAACAAAATTGGTTCTAGATCATGCATAATTCTCACAACGGTCAATCTGTCATCATCAAGCCTCACTCATATATCTCATGGGctatttgcatattaataataGTTGAACATGACAAACATATACTTCTTAAATCCATTACAGGACATACCAGCAATTGATGGCCCAAGAGCAACAACACAGGCTCCGGTCAATGTCGCCAAGTCCACTATCTGGACAAAAGAGAATAGTGTTTGCAAGAGTCAGTAACAGTTTAAAACAAAAGGAGTCATAATTTCCGAAGTGTTTACTGTTTAACATTAATGAGCTACAACCACTCAGCTTCAAAGATTAGCTATCCGATCAATGGTTTACAATTCTCAATGTTAGAACCAAGCAAGATAATTCAACTTCAGTTAAAGCAAAGAGGATTACTGAGACACTAATTTTCCTCCTCCAAGCACATCTAGGATCAATGAATGTGTCATCACTGGTTTTCAGAAAAACAAATTGCAAGCTGATCTTAGAACTTGAACTATTGTATAGTGCTGTTGTCAGCACAAATTTGACATATCAAATTATCTTCTATTGGCTCCATGTTAGAACCAAACGAGATGATTCTCTATTTCTTAGCAGTTTGCGCAGCACAAGTAAGAACAGAACTATGATAACCAATCAAGTAGAGGTACCTTCTCTACACCTTGATTGCAAGCATAGACCAAAGCATCTGCAAGTGTAAGTCTTCCTTCAGCATCAGTATTATTCACCTAACAAACCAGTACCAACAGAGACTTTGTCAGTGAATTATTGATGCAGGGAAACTAAAGAGGGACAAAAAGTGATTATTGCACtctttttttacttaatttggtAGCACATGTACATATACATGTTCAAACATGAAAAAATCACCGATTCAAGATAAAAACATAGTAATGAAAATCATAACTAGATTGCCTTACATTAACAgaccgaaaaaaataaaaaccaactAAGCCTTAAACAGCATATgaatagatttgaaatcttATTATTAACGTGACTCTGAGCGAAACGACAAAAATAATATACCTCAATTGTCTTTCCATTTGAGGCTGTGACAATATCACCTGGCCTCATGCCAGTTCCACTAATCATATTCTCACAAGCAGCAACAATGAAATGAACCTGCACACCGAGTACACCCATCAATACTCATGGCACTGGTCGAGATCTTCAACATAAGAGAAATTGCATATGGAGCAACAAAATAGGAGGAACCCATAATGCTGATTCAGAACTTGTAATAACAACTagagcaaaaataataataaactcAAATACCTCAACTCCAGGAGGTTTAATTTGACCAAGTGCTTTTGCTGCACCAAGAACTGCTGCGGAACCTCCCATATCAAATTTCATGAGCTCAATTGAGCAACCAGGCCCGGTCTTGATGTTGTAGCCACCACTAGTAATATGAAAAGCATACTCTCAGAAAAAATTACTAAACCAGAGCAGTGAAAGCACACAAAAGAATATAATCGGTTTAATTATTATAAGAAAGAGCAACACAACAAGATATTTCAATGAAAACAGTGGATTAGATAATCTGGACTTCAGAGAAAAGCATCAAAGCAATCTTCAGATGAATAGACTCATTTCACATAACATAACATCCAAGCACAAACTCTAACTTGAACTTCAGGATATGGTAAGGAAGTAAGTACAGCCCAGTGTCTTATAGCCTTCTAGATACTGAACCATGGCATATCCACAAGACATAACTTAGAATCACCTGTCAAAGGTCAATCCTTTTCCCACCAAAGCCAACTTCACCTTGGCAGGCCCACCAACAGGTTTGTAACACAAGTGGATGAAATGAGGAGGATTTGCAGAGGCTGCAGCAACACCCAGATAAGATCCCATTTTCAATTCTTTGCATTGCTCCGCATTCAAAATTGTTGCAGAAATCACATCGCTGTATGTGGAAGCAATCTTCGATGCCTCAGCTGCTAGTACAGCTGATTAATACAAGTCAAGGAAACAAAGATAAATGGAAGCTTCATTAGAAGATCATCCATCACAAGAAAATTAAGCAAGATAACAAATAATATAACTCTACATTTATTGTACCAACAAGCAACTGAAAGGGGATATCTGCAAAATACAATACAGCTGAGGAAATCAACATGAAAAAGGGGATGCTGCCATACATACCTGGGGTAAGCACATTGGCGGGAGAATTGACGAGCTGTCTTCCAAATATTATACCAGAAGATACATCCTCAGCATACTTGAGCTTTTTATCTAGTTCAGGTCCACTTCCAAGGCCAAGGATATCTACAGACTTGAGAGCTATTTTTTTGGATTCTGATTTGTACCTAGTGTCATCATGTATCCCCAGCACAGTTCCTGTCATAGTCCAAGGTTATCAAGTCAACCAAACTCCTCCAAGAACAGCATTGATGAATTacatttttgttggtttttttatAGGCACATCAATTACCACAAACCAAGTTATAAAACTGGCACGACTCGTAAGCGGGTTTGTGATTCAAGACAAAAAAGGACACGTttacagcaaaaaaaaaaaaaaaagacgtttTACAACAACAGCACCTCTGATCATTGTCATAGCATAATCAAATGCAAATCAAGCAGCAGCAAACAATACTAACTAAAATTTATACCAGATGCAATTGCTGAAGCAGTGGTGAGCTTCAATTCAGCAGATAACCCTTCAGATGAGGCTAGCACAATGCCGATATTACTAGCTTGAGCAGCTTTCGCTGCAGCAGCGACTGCTTCACCAAGACCTCTGAAGGCTGTGGGAGTTGAAGCCGATTGGCCGAGTCCAATCAAGCTGACCCTCTTTGAACCAATGCCCGGAAGCCTGAGGACTACTGATTGGCCAGATTTTCCAGTAAAATCCTCCTCCGAAGAGGCTTCAGCCAAAAGGCCACTCAATTGCTTATCGAGCCTTTGCAAAATAGAGTTCTGGAACTTAGAATTCTCATCCTTGGCCATGTCCTTCTCAGTCACACCAACCGCGAGTATGTCCCCGCTCCATTCCACCGCATCGATGTCTTTGGCAGCAAAAGCAATCTTCTCGCAGAGAAATTTCCCAAACAGATAACAGGCACTCAGTAACATTAAACGATCAATCATAACAGTACGAACAAGTTATGTCACTGGAAATCCAAGCAAACCACCGATCATCATAAAACATAGCAAAGCCAACAACTTTGATCAGACCAACCGAGCGTCTGGACGATCGAGAACTACGCAAAGCCAAGGACTTTCCTCGATAAAACTCGGACCCATCATTTCTAAACCCGCAAGAAACACACCACCAGGGTCAAAATCGCAACTTTATCCACACAGAGAGACAAGAAACGGAGGCAACGAACCTTGGGGACATCGACGTTGGCGGGTTGAGTGAGGCCGAGAGTGGCCTGAGCGAGGGTGTGGGCCATGAGCCTCCCTCTCCTGGAGCGCGGCAGGGGCGAGACGGCGAAGGAAAGGCGGAAGCTTGAGGTTGAagcagcagcagtagcagcAGCAGCGCGGAATCTAGAGAAGAGCAGAGAAGGGGAGGAAGAGGAAGCCAAGGAAGCAACAATGGCGGCCATCTTCCAGTGCCAGAGTCTCTACCTATTTATAATGGACCCTCAGAATCAATCAagagattggagagagagagtgagaggaaGGCTAAAGGTACACCTTACCAAGCAGCAACCCCCACGCTTGCCAATAGGATGGGCTTCATGCCCCCTGTCTTTTGCGTTTTTTAATGAATCgatgaagacaaaaaaaaaaaaaaaccatggtttcaagaaaaataaataatttaaagaaacatctttttaaaaaatcgtGTACTTTGCTTGTAATAGTAATAATGAatggacaaaaatatttttatgctaCAAAAATATattgacataaattgttgtcgatgaTGATGGTATTTTTAAtcgataatttattttcaagttattGTTTTTagtgaaatatttttaaaattattcatttttcattaaataaacaAAGCGTTAAAGACAATTAATTAGCATAGTTGAATAGCATAGCAACAACAAAATGCATTTGGTCTCAAAAAGCCcttctactttctaattttcatctttcattTCACATCAACTGTGGTTTCTTCCTTTCTTAGTAGaataaagctttttttttaaCGTACAAATTATATAAGCACTCTTTTTATTAGGGGTGATTGGTTTCTAATTATATCCAAATTCCACATTAAATCTGAAATCTACCCATCAAAACAGTTAATCTAAAAACCTACTCTACATACCAAAAAACTTGAAACATATCATGTTACAAATTTCAAGAATGGTTCTAAAGTTTACTCAAGTTTCACATGTACTtgaataattacaataaatcatCACCTCTATTTTACTTATTACAAATAGAAGATTGGTTTAACGCTAGGAGGCCTTCCATTCCTCTTTCTATATTCAACAAACCCCATACATGTAGTTGATCTTTGAAAACCGAAGATATCAACAAGTTCCCCCTTCTTTTCTGCTTGTCGGTGATGACTGAGCTCCAGGCAGTATATCTCAGCACGTCTAAGAAGCGTTTCTCAACACCCACTCTACGATGGTCGAGATGCCGAATCCTGTCGCCGCCTTTTTCTTGTCATTCCAAACAGGAGCCCCCATGTCTATGTGCAGCCATTGAACCTTCTCATCGACAAACTGCAAGCAAAAGTTCAGAGTTTTGTAAACATTCTGCCCCACGATGAGATGATCTCACAAAACATAAATACTTATCACCCATGAAAGCATGAGCGCCTTATAGCACCCTGACTATTTTGGGAACACGCCTGCTTTAAGAACAAAGCCGCTCTAATTGCGTCGCCTTGCCGGCCTGCTGTGTTCACCATGTCAGCGACTCCGGATTTCATCGATCCCCAGTAACTTTCCTCCAATGGCATTCTCCACAGTTTCTCCCCGCTTAATTCTGATGCGGCGAATACCCCCTTTGCTGGATCATCACTAGGAGTAAAGACGCCTAAAGGGAGGCAAGATTTCAGCAtcgaaaaagaaataacaatgTTGAGTGTCATCAAAGGCTCAGGATGCAAGGAGCGTTGATATATCATAACTATGTTTATGATTCATGTCAAATTGTCAATTCATGtcagtccaaaatattttaatttaggttTATACTTCATGTCAATTCGTGTCggtctaaaatattttaattttgattcaaCATATCAAATAAGTTAAATTACAATGAAAACATGTTGACTCGTGTCAACATAGAATTTAGTCGTGTGGTGCTATGTTTTAGATTTTCTTTGTGTAACTTGCATTTTACTATGTGTCACGTTCATGTCTTGCAAACTCATCATGTCTAAGAATTGCCAGCACTACTTTCTATTTTACCTTGGTTAAGTTTGGGATTCAACTAAAATTGGTTCTAGATCATGCATAATTCTCACAACAGTCGATCTGTCATCATCAAGCCTCACTCATATTTCTCATGGACTATATATGCATACCAATAATAGTTGAACCTGACAAATATATACATCTTAAATCCATTACAGCACATACCAGCAATTGATGGCCCAAGAGCAACACTGCAGGCACTAGTAAATGTCGCCAGGTCCACTATCTGGACAAAAGTGTACAGAGCTTGCTAAAGTCAGCACAAGCGAAAAACAAAAGGAGTCATAATTTCCGAAGTGTTTACTGTTTAACATTAAAGAGCTACAGCCACTCAGCTTCGAAGATTAGCCATCCGATCAATGGTTTACAGTTCTCAATGTTAGAATCAAGCAAGATAATAAAACTAAAGCAAAAAGGATTACCGAGACACTAATTCTCCTCAAGCACATCTAAGATAAACGAATGTGTCATCATTTGTTTTCAGGAAAAACAAATTGCAAGCTGATCTTGAAACTTGAGCTATAGTGTAGTGCTGTTGTCAACACGAACTTGAGACATCCAGTCATCTTCTATGACTCATCATTCCATATACTTATAGTTAGATCAGCTAGGAACTTActctttcctccctctctctgtctcttagCAGTTTGCGCAGCACACATAAGCACCAAAACAAAACTATGATAATCAATCAAGCAGCGTACCTTCTCCATACCTTGATTGCAAGCATAAACCAAAGCATCTGCAAGTGTAAGTCTTCCTTCAGCATCAGTATTACTGACCTAACAAAGCAGTACCAACAGAGACTTCGTCAGTGAATTCCTGATGCAGGGAAACTAAAGAGGGACAAATAGTGATTATTGCACTCCTTTTATAACTTATTTGCTAGAACGTGTACATATGCAAGCTCAAACATGAAAAACTCACTGATTCCAGATGGAAACATAGTAATGAAATTCATAATTAGCTTGCACTTACATCAAAAGACAGGAAAAAAAACTAACTAAACCTTAAACAGCATATGAATAGACTTGAACTCTTATCTTTAATATGACTCTAAGCAAACTGACAAAAACAAAATACCTCAATTGTCTTTCCATTTGAGGCTGTGACAATATCACCTTGCCTCATGCCAGTTCCACTAATCATATTCTCACAAGCAGCAACAATGAAGTGAACCTGCACACCGAATACACCTACCAATACTCATAGCACTGGTCAAGATCTTCAACATCAGAGAAACTGGATATGGGGCAGCAAAATAGAAGCAGAAGCCATAACACTGATTCAGAATTTGTAATAACAActagagcaaaaaaaaatattaaaactcaAATACCTCAACTCCAGGAGGTTTAATTTGACCAATCAACTTGGCTGCAACAAGAACTGCCGCAGAACCTCCCATATCAAACTTCATGAGCTCAATTATGCAACCAGGTCCGGTCTTGATATTGTAGCCACCACTAGTAATATGAAAAGCATACTCTCAGAACAGATTACTAAACTAGAGCAGTGAAAACACAAATGAATATAATCAGTTTTATTATTATGAGAAATAGCAACGCCACCAAGATATTTCAATGAAAAAAGTGGATCAGGTAAGCTGGACTTCAGAGAAATGCAACAAAGCAATCTTCAGAAGAATAGATTCATTTCACATAACGAAACATCCAAGCATTAACTATAACTTGAACTTTCTGGAAATGGTGAGGAAGTAAGTACAACCCAGTGTCTTATTTCTTTCTAGATGCCAAACCAGCGTATCCACAACACATAACTTAGAATTACCTGTCAAAAGTCAATCCTTTCCCCACCAAAGCCAACTTCACCTTGGCAGTTCCACCAACAGGTTTGTAACATAAGTGGATGAAATGAGGAGGATTTGCAGAGGCCGCAGCAACACCCAGATAAGATCCCATTTTCAATTCTTTGCATTGCTCCACATCCAAAATTGTTGCAGAAAGCACATCGCTGTATGTGGAAGCAATCTTTGATGCCTCATGTGCTAGTACAGCTGATTAATACAAgtcaagaaaacaaagataatTGGTAGCTTCATTAGAAGATCATCCATCATAAGAAAATTAAGCAAAATAACAAACAACAGAACTCTACATTTATTGTGCCACCAAGCAGCTAAAAGGGGATGTTTGGAAAAAAACAATGCAGCTTAGGAAATTAACATGAAAGAGGGGATACTGCTGTATATACCAGGGGTAAGCACATTGGCAGGAGAATTGACGAGCTCCCCTCCAAATATTATACCAGAAGATACATCTTCAGCATACTTGAGCTTTTTATCAAGTTCAGGTCCACTTCCGAGGCCAAGAATATCCACAGATTTaagagtcattttcctggatTCTGATTTGTACCTAGTGTCATCATTTATCCCTAGCACAGTTCCTGTCAAAGTCCAAGGTTATCAAGTCTACCAAAGTCCTCCAAGAACAGCATTGGGGAATTATATTGTGGTTGGATTTTTATAAGGTACATCAATGTACCATAAACCAAGTCATAAAATTGTCATAACTCATAAGCCTGTTTGTGATTCAAGACAAAAATGGACGCATTTATAGCAACAAAAACACATTTTGCGATGGTGAACAAGTGATTTACCATAAgattttctaattcaaaattgaatgagCAGGATTACACAAAACGAACAAGCTCATAAACAATACTACCGTGCAGTGTTCTTCGACGGCACCTCAGATCATTGTCATAGCACAATCAAATGCAAACCAAAAAGCAGCAAACTTtactaattaaaatttttaatccaGATGCATTGCTGAAGCAGTGGTGAGCTTTGATTCAGCAGACAACCCTTCAGACGAGGCTAGGACAATGCCGACATTACTAGCTTGAGCAGCTTTTGCTGCAGCAGCGACAGCTTCACCA harbors:
- the LOC104436087 gene encoding leucine aminopeptidase 1, encoding MAAIVASLASSSSPSLLFSRFRAAAATAAASTSSFRLSFAVSPLPRSRRGRLMAHTLAQATLGLTQPANVDVPKIAFAAKDIDAVEWSGDILAVGVTEKDMAKDENSKFQNSILQRLDKQLSGLLAEASSEEDFTGKSGQSVVLRLPGIGSKRVSLIGLGQSASTPTAFRGLGEAVAAAAKAAQASNIGIVLASSEGLSAELKLTTASAIASGTVLGIHDDTRYKSESKKIALKSVDILGLGSGPELDKKLKYAEDVSSGIIFGRQLVNSPANVLTPAVLAAEASKIASTYSDVISATILNAEQCKELKMGSYLGVAAASANPPHFIHLCYKPVGGPAKVKLALVGKGLTFDSGGYNIKTGPGCSIELMKFDMGGSAAVLGAAKALGQIKPPGVEVHFIVAACENMISGTGMRPGDIVTASNGKTIEVNNTDAEGRLTLADALVYACNQGVEKIVDLATLTGACVVALGPSIAGVFTPSDDLAKEVFAASELSGEKLWRMPLEESYWESMKSGVADMVNTGGRQGGAITAALFLKQYVDEKVQWMHIDMAGPVWNEKKKAATGFGISTLVEWVLKNSS